aatatttttgtcaagATACTTTACAAGAGTATTTTGGTCAAGAAAATTATTCTGAGaataatacaaaattaaaaaaaaaaaaaaaaaaacaccaaaaagtatttggacatgTTTAGTCGCACTCAAAAATGTCTGtatgtcattgcattagatgCAAAATAACAAAGCAAGTGAAAAGAGTCTTGTTAGAAATTGCATAGATTTGGTATAGAAAAATGACCTAAACAGATAAAACTCTGAGTTCATATCTTCACTACACTGAGTGCATTTGCTGTGACTGGGTGGATCGTGACATCTGTGTTCCTTCCTCAGAGAAAGCCCTTTCAAAAACACGTCTTAGAGAAAGTTTAACTTTGTTCTTAAAATCCTGCCCCATGAAAACATGCAGAATGGGGTTCAGGCAGCTGTTGATATACGCCAAAGAGATGGCCAATGGATCCACTGCCAAAGCCGTTAAATAACTTGAATCATCTCCGTACCATATTATTAAGTCCACCATGTGATACGGCAGCCAGCACAGAAAAAATGCCACAATAACAGCCAACATGATGCGAAACGCTCGACCAGAGCGAAAATGACTGCTGCCTAACTTCTGTGCGATGATTCCATAGCATGATGTGATGCATATGAGAGGTATCAAAAAGCCAAACACAAATCTGATGATACTCAACAATCCAGATGTTGTAGAGTCTTCTTCATCAGCATGAAACGTGCAATATGTGGTGTTCGAATACTCATCAATGAAAGTATgtcttacagttttttccaattgctaacacactaaaatgacatgcacagcacaattatttaaactgacacacagagagcaaaacttcttctcaagtctccaaaagtctaaacaccttttctgttttacacacattttgcatttcaaaatagcactttttaaattcactaaatacagttatctgcataagacacaacaatctgacataaagtcacatgtttgccatttcaaaacactgccattcaaaatgacactacatgagctaattggccaattacatgtgccacctggccaaacacctcagtggttaattgttaacacttcaatcaggatgtaagcactatgaaaagaccacaggtgagaaccttttttttttacaacaacaatggaagacattgcagagagaggaagaggaagaggaagagggaggttgagaataagagggggaggaagagtgaaaGGTAggggagttcatggccaaagaagacaaacactttcaaatgaaatcagagcaaccttagtagatcatgtcatcaaccatgggttgacaatgcgtgaggctggacagagagtgcagccaaacttgagccgttttactgtcgcctctgtcatccggacctttagactggagaacaggtatgtaaccaaaatttcatgtagtacacatgtagtataccccatgtcatagtgtatcagttgggtgacacctgtttacttagtgtatgacatcagccattcatgaactgtacaagtttcctgtacaatgtactctactgtgggggaaaatatttaggctgcattgtccaagccctatatatatttttattttattttttctaaaggactgagagacgacaccatggtggaggaaggggcaaaatgttcaccggggtacaggaagctgccattgtaaacttggttttggaaaataatgaaatccgattacgagaaattcaaagccacatcatccaagacaacaccttattcaacaacattcaacgagttagtctgtccacattggctcgcattctcaagcgaaaccaaatcagaatgaaacaactttataaggtgccgtttgagagaaactctcaaagaaacaaagagttcagacgagcatatgtggatgtaagtactatattgactgcagtacactacacacaacattgtttcccagtgtactggataacaccatattgagtgatttttgttctttgttttcagggagtactggaaatggatgctcatgcaatcccacatgagttcatctttatagatgaggctgggttcaacctagcaaagaccagaagaagagggagaaacctcattggccacagagccattatagatgttcctggccaacgtggtgggaacatcacaatgtgcgctgccatctccaatatgcatggtgtcctccaccgtcatgccaaacttggaccatacaacacagcccatattctcacatttctggacagacttcacaacattctcataccaccagagcgtatgaatcatgcagaccatcaaagaaaccggtacgttgtagtatgggacaacgtgagctttcatcgtgcagccccagtccaaaactggtttgctgaccacccaacatttctcgtgcaatacctcccaccatactcaccatttctgaaccccatagaagaattcttttcggcatggcggtggaaggtatacgaccggcagccctttgtgcgcatgcctcttgtgcaggccatggaagaggcatgtgatgagattgatgtgggtgcaattcagggatggataaggcactcaaggcgcttcttccctcgatgtctggcaagggaagatattgcctgtgatgttgacgaggcgttgtggccagacccggctgtgcggcaagatgctgcctaattatttttcttgcctttttttttgtttgttttttttactgtaatatattttttttcagaaattttctttttcagtttactttttttgtaagaatatttttgttcagtcccatgtaaatatacctgctgtgcttatgttgtactgacttgtttactgtagtgaaggaaaaaaaataaaaatgttgcaacagcatgtgtgtgtatctgcaaatatttctgtgcatgtgaacaatctgatacatattttagtattatggcaaagcatactaaagatgggggtgcttttcattatgcccaacagtgtgtaggtggttaggcaaaaatctggtaatatgaatgaagtgtgtgccatttcatgcaaaagtttgattttgataatgttatgtgtagtttcggttgcagtgcttcattttgcaggatatatgaggtattttgcagtttgggtgtgtggttttgtgaattgtgttaagtgttttgataaaaccagactagtttgaaaaattgtgtgttagcaattggaaaaaactgtaatatcatAAAGGGCAAGCTGAGCACCAAAGCCAGAACCCAGGCCACTACACAGGACAGCCGTGCAAGAAACAAGTTGCGATGATTTTGAGCCCAAACCGGTGTGATCACCTGGGTGACCCTATCTAGACTAATCAAGTTCAAGGTGAAAACACTGGCAAACATGTTAATAACTACAACAGAGGGGAGAATCTTGCACATGACGGATCCATACGGCCAGTGATGGTCAAGAAGGATCTCAGCCATACTGAACGGTATGGAAAGGCAGCACAGGAGGTCAGCTGTCGCTAGATTGAGAAACCATATTGTATTAACAGTCCTCTTCATCTTCATTCCAGCAATGTACACAACAAAGATGTTTCCAGGAACTCCGAGGAGAAAAGTCAGGCTGTAGACGACCAGAGAAATCACCCTCATAGACTTCTTAACCTCTGGAGACACTGAGTATGTCTCACTTTCATGAATACACCCCAGACAATCATATCCACTTGAGTTCATGTCGTTATTGTAATAAGGCTCATTCATTTTGCTTGAGTTGATGTTGTCCAAAGTGCTCTATTCCTGTAAATATCACACATTATCAGtcaaacatttattcatttagcagatgcttctatccaaagtgacttataAATTAGGAAAATAAGACAATATTCagaattattaaacaattacatttatatttgattaaatatgGTACTCAATATATTTAATACAAATCATATACTTATATGTAAGCTTATTTGCTCGTTTAGATTAGAGTTTTACAAATCAGATATTACTGACTTAGAAAACCGTACTCACCTCACCAGCTGCTCTGTACTTGCTAGCGATTCTTCACCCCTTTCAACACTTTAAGGCAGAACCACAGGAAATGGAAGGAAGTCCTAATGATTTGATGAAAAACTACAGAAGAACTCTTGGGGTGATTGcatgaatacatttcttttttcaacagacactttcattttcattattcTATCTAGAATGTTGTTCTTGTGGCACAAACTAAAGGAGTTCTGGGAAAATCTTTGATGATAATACCATCTTTCACATTCTTGGCTTCCTCTTTTAAAGAGTGGTAACAAAACCACAGAGAAGCACAGAGAAGTTACAGCTGTGGATATCAACAACTTGTTATTTGCCATTATTTGCCATTTGCCATTATTTGCTGTAGAAAAGGCCCAAATAAACCAACTAGTTCAACAAGACAATATAATTAAACTCATACTATGTAAGGCAATAGAATCATAATGTAGAATTCATTTACAAAACGATGGCTGAATAAAATCAGCATGACTGTTCGTGAGTAATGCATTTCTGACTACATGTGAATCAGGAAGAAATTTAGATACGCGTTTACCTTACCAAATTGGATGAGTTGGTTTACATTAAATGACCCATGAATTTAAAATTGTGTGATTAAATGTAGATGTAACCGTATACTTCTGTGGTCTGCGTTGTGTTTGGAATGAGTGAAGAAAGACAGGAGATCGCCGGATTGGGTCTGCATAgagaatgtatttttatatagacAGGCCTTCACGGCAGCCTCAGCTCACACATCAGTAACACTCTTTCGTTCAGGAGAAAGACGGAAAAGCAACCAAACCAACACAAAGCAAAAGAGAAAAGACAGAAACGGAGAAATCGCAGTAACTCCGTACATTTAAACTTATACAGGGCAGAGCATTAAACACAACAGTATAagcttaaaaacacaaacatatgGTTCGTCAGTGCATACCTGCATAgagaatgtatttttatatagacAGGCCTTCACGGCAGCCTCAGCTCACACATCAGTAACACtgccaataaaaataacaatccCAAATATACCAATCCACAACAATGAAACATATATGTTAGATATATATGATCTTACATCTGTGATTatctaacaaaataaataaaaacaacttaaacattgtgtatttctgtgtgtgcattattttcaacTTATGCTAACAGCTGATCTGTAGCATGGAACACAGCATACCTCTTTCGTTCAGGAGAAAGACGGAAAAGACCACTAAAAGAGTGGCTGAACCACTTTGTTGTAAAaaggggggagggggggggaAACCATCACCTCCTTACAGAccctttttaatgtatttttataaacacTGTTTTAAACAATTGTAGAATAGTATTGAATGTATATTAACAGGAAAATCTtgtgaaataaaacaattttaaccttgttacactcacccccacTGATTTCACTAGATTTTGCGTAACATGAACAGCACACAAAATAGTAATTCACCatcaaaaagaaacaaaataaaataaaataaaatcgtACACAAAATATTCAACTCTACAGTTAGATTACTCAGCAGTCAGGTGTAACCCCCAAACATACAGACTGAAGAAAGTCTACCAACAATATTGCGGTCCACTGAAGGACTAGGAAAGGCATAGGTTAGCTACTCCTTTACCCAACCATAGGAAGACATGCCATATACACATCTTATCAATAGATTACATCCAAGATTGCATAATTGTCTATCTTAATAGACTACACACAAACGTGAATTATTCCTTTTTAAGGaaatttaaagtgaaaaacacctgaaaaaaaagaaaaaaaagaaaaggaaagagtgaaaaaaaaaaaagtcatacacaATCTCTGTATCAAGTCATTTCGTTTTCTCCAATGATATTCACAATGAATAGGTTATACATAGTCTGAATGAGCCTATTTAACGGCTTTACCAGTCTTAACAGACTATACCCCATTACATCTAATTCAtcttttagaaaatataaaacagaaaaTGCATCAATAGATATAGTAACCAcagaacaacaaacaaacaaaaacatcaaacaaaAACTCATACAAAATGAGTAACCATCTACCAATAACTCACGGTATCATTTTGTTCTACCCAAAAAGATTCTTGACAAATTGACTAGACATAGTCTGAATGAGCCTATTTAACGGCTTTACCAGTCTTATTAGACTATACACAATTACATATTCctctttaagaaaatataaagcaAAAAATGCATCAAAAGGCATAGTAACAAcagaacaacaaacaaaaacatcaaacaaaAGGTCATACAAAAATGAGAAACCATCTACCAATAACTCATGGTATCATTTTGTTCTACCCAAAAAGATTCTTGACAAATTGACTAGACTAGACTATGAATGAGCCTATTTAACGGCTTTACAAGTCTTCCATGTCTAGTACGATAACCCTCACTCTGATCAGGTCTTTTCACTGACAACTCTGTCTTTCCAGAGGTAGATGGTTGTACAGTAGGAAAAGGCTCATCAACTGGGCTTTCTTCAACTGCCTTAACCTCAGTGTTACACTCCTCACTTAAAGTGACACCCGTTACAGAATCATCCTGATTCCCATCTCTGTATTTAGAAGAGTCACAAACACCTTTATCACAGTCCACATGGAAGTCAACATCAGCAAAAGTAACATCACACTCACTGGTAGCAGATGTGACCAACTCCCCTTCAACTTCTACACCATAACTTGCCTGAGCAGTATCCTCACACATCACATTCTGCTCATCCAATTCATCTCTGTTTGCTACAGAGCTGCTAGAGAGGTCAGCAACCCACTGAGTAGTTCTTTCTTCTGCAAGCTGCTCAAAACTAGAGTCCTCAGGTTCTTCACCACTCAAACTGGATAACTGTTCCTCGACAGCGTCTGCATCAAGCAATGGCAGAAAGTCAACCGGCATAATCAGGTTCCTATGAACGGTTTTAACAACACCAGAAGGGCTTCTGAGTTTGTACGTGTTCAGCAAGGGATTTTTGTCGATCACTACATAAACTGCACTCTCCCAACGATCTGCCAGTTTCTTTTTACCTCTTTCGCCTTTGTTGGCCAATAAAACTCTTTGACCAGTGTCAACTGGTTGGCCCTTACTCCTTCTGTTATACATTTCTGCTTGCCTACGTTGTTGTTTTTCTGAATGTGACTGTGCAAGTTTCATAGCTTTGCAGAGGTCTCGCTTGAGTGACTGCACATACTTGTCAATGTCAACTGTTTCGCCATTCAAAAGTACAGGTTCAAACATAAGGTCAACAGGTAGTCTCAGAGTACGGCCGTACATGAGAAAGAAGGGCGAAAACCCTTTTgtttcatgaactgtacaattaTATGCAAAAGTCAAGGTGTTTAACATTTGCGGCCATCTGACTTTCGATCTGGGGGGCAGTGCACGGATCATGTTACCAAGAGTGCCATTACCCATTGGGTGGTACGGTGTGGTGTGCGTCTTGTCAATACCAGCCAACTGACACAGCTCCGCAATCAACAAACTCTCAAAATTGGCACCCTGGTCAGAGTGAATGCTAACAGGAAAACCATATACGCAAAAGAAATTATTCCAAAGAACCCGTGCCACTGTCCTTGCAGATTGATTAGGACAAGGATATGCACACGCCAACTTCGTGAAATGGTCAGTGACTACTAAAACGTCAACAGACTTATTGTTGTGGTCTTCAGCTGACCAAAAGTCTATACAGACTAATTCGAGTGGTGACGAAGTGGTAATGGAAACTAATGGGGCCCTAGCCTCTGGCTCAGGAGCTTTACTCACAATGCATCTCTTACAGTTGTGGACGTAATCCTTGACATCTTTCTCCATTGTATCCCAATAAAACCTCTGTCTGGCCAATCCCAATGAGCGCTGCTGACCCTGATGGCCCGCATCATCGTGAATGCCTTTCAACACTGCCATTCAGAGCGATTCAGGTACAACATATTGGTAAGCTTTCTGTCTTGTCACTGGGTGCTTGGACACACGATACACTATCCCCAAACGTGTGGTCAGTTTACCCCACTGTCTCAATATCCTTAATGCCCCACGTGATTCATGAACTTTTTCGTGTCTAGAGGGACGACGACCGCGGTCAATAAAAAACTTGACCCGACCGACAACAGCATCATTGACTTGTTTGGTAAGAAGTTCATCATGATTGAAAACGGGCACCGGGTTCTGCCCCACTGCAACAAGAGATTCTGAGTACTGCACATGCGAAATAGCTCTTATAGTACCTGCATCTACCCAATGCTTGTGTGTTTGAATGACAGCGGAAATCTCATCACTGCACACATGCACACTTCCTGCAGTATGCACAGCTTTACTGGTAGCGTCTCCAGACTCAATCTGAGCATTCACACCCCTCATCTCAGGAAGCTCTGCCGAGAGCCGAAACATATTCTGAACATCATCCGTTTTGAAATTGGCTGCCTGCTTAAGAAGGGTAGAATAAGGAGCCCTAGTCAATCTGTGCAAAATTTTAGGCTGCACAAAAGGCTCTCTGCTGAGGGCGTCAGCCACCACGTTTTTAGTGCCTGGAATATACTGGATGTCGAAGTCAAATGGTGCCAACTGCGCCACCCAGCGCTGCTCGCAGGCATCCAACCTGGGCTTGGTCAGTATGTACTTCAAGGGATTGTTGTCGGTCCACACAGTGAACCTATGACCACGCAACCAATGGCTGAATTTATTACAAATTGCCCATTTCATTGCAAAGAATTCAAGGCGATGCGCAGGATATTTTGCCTGAGCAGGATTTAGAGATTTGCTGGCAAAAGCTATTGGTTGCGCTTTGTCACTGTTATGATGAATTTGCGACAATACTGCACCAAGTCCAGCTGTAGACGCATCAACAGATAAAATGAATGGCTTACTAAAGTCAGGGTGAGCCAAAAGTACTTCCTCAACGAGTGCTGCTTTAAGATTCTGAAACGCCTGTTTACAATCCTGGGTCCAATCATCTGGGCCAAGTTTTCGGAACAGCAACAGCCTTTTTCTGGTTTTTGAATTACGAGGCCTTTTCTGACCACCAATCAGAGCAAACAAGGGTTTGGCCAGTACAGAACAGTTTTCAATAAAATGCTGGTAGTAGATTACCATCCCTAAAAAGGAACGCAATTTGGAAGGCGATGGTGTGACACCATCTTACTCCATCAAATCAGTCTCTTCCACCTTGACTATGGCTTCTACTTTATCTGGATCCCTCGAAATTCCGTGCTGGGAAATTATATGACCCAGAAATTTAACTGAGCGCCTCAAAAACTGACATTTCGAAGAGGAATGTTTCAAGTTATGCTCTTTCAGGCGTTGAAATACCATTTCCAATCGGAAATACCGGAAATACCATTTCCAATCTAAGCTTTCCTCCTCAGACTTGGCAAACACCAACAAGTCATCAAGGTAACACAGTAGACTCAAAAAGTTCTGGTCACCAAATATGGTAATCATCATGCGCATAAATGTGGCTGGGCTATTACACAGCCCTTGTGGGAGACGATTGTATTCGTGCAATCCTAACGGTGACGAAAACGCAGTATACTTCCTGTCAAGCTCATGGAGGGGTATGTTGTAATAGCCAGCCGTCAAGTCCATGGTGCTAAAGAACATATTTCCCCCCAACGCAGCCAGGACATCGCTCTGGTGTGGAAGCGGATGGGCGTCTTTAACAGTTCGGGCATTAAGCCATCTGAAGTCTGTGCAGATTCGTAGATCGCCATTCTTTTTCCACATGAGAACCAAGGGAGAGGCAAATTCACTACAGGATTTACGAATTATGTCTTTTGCCTCCATCTCGTCCAAAGTCTCTTTCAATTTATGATAATGAGCAGGCGATATTCTGCGATACGGTAACCTGAATGGTCGGTCGTCTGTTAGTCTAATACGATGGCAGAAATCCTGTGCCTCACCACAATCCACATGATGTCTCGAGAAGACAGACTCATAGGTCCCAATCAAATCAACAAGTTTCTCTTTACACTGCAAAGAAACTTCGCAGCAACCAATTGGAATGGAGCTAAGCCCTAGCTTTTCCAGCTTATTCACATCACAGATGTCACTGCACAAGCTTCTGGCAGTAAGGCTACCACAGGAACTGTTACTTCGCACTTTCCCCACATTCTGGTGAACTGTCAAAGTGTCAGACAATTGATCAAAGTCCTCTAAAGCCACGCAGGGGAAAACATCTGCAATTTTTAAGTTTCTGCGAAGAGTTATTTCTGCAGTAGTGG
The nucleotide sequence above comes from Chanodichthys erythropterus isolate Z2021 chromosome 10, ASM2448905v1, whole genome shotgun sequence. Encoded proteins:
- the LOC137029386 gene encoding C3a anaphylatoxin chemotactic receptor-like, giving the protein MNEPYYNNDMNSSGYDCLGCIHESETYSVSPEVKKSMRVISLVVYSLTFLLGVPGNIFVVYIAGMKMKRTVNTIWFLNLATADLLCCLSIPFSMAEILLDHHWPYGSVMCKILPSVVVINMFASVFTLNLISLDRVTQVITPVWAQNHRNLFLARLSCVVAWVLALVLSLPFMILQHTFIDEYSNTTYCTFHADEEDSTTSGLLSIIRFVFGFLIPLICITSCYGIIAQKLGSSHFRSGRAFRIMLAVIVAFFLCWLPYHMVDLIIWYGDDSSYLTALAVDPLAISLAYINSCLNPILHVFMGQDFKNKVKLSLRRVFERAFSEEGTQMSRSTQSQQMHSV